The proteins below come from a single Oxyura jamaicensis isolate SHBP4307 breed ruddy duck chromosome 1, BPBGC_Ojam_1.0, whole genome shotgun sequence genomic window:
- the C1H12orf29 gene encoding uncharacterized protein C12orf29 homolog yields TAVFIPLASLGRPYLWARLDRRPNKQAEKRFKQFLYSLEDCKEFIWNFEEDFKPVPDTWIPAKEVEFCNGNPLPDENGHTPGWVPVEKNSKQYCWHSSAVNYEAEIALVLKHHADPGLLEISPVPLSELLEQTLELIGTNINANPYGLGSRKQPVHLLVPHGAFEIKNPPTLNQNDILSWFEGCNEGKVEGIVWHCRDGCLIKLHRHHLGLCWPLAETYLNSQPVVISFNRNDYDCDFGPKSLFHHFSNLDGQRFDRLKDIKFDG; encoded by the exons ACTGCTGTTTTTATACCTCTGGCATCTCTAGGGCGACCGTATCTATGGGCAAGGCTGGACAGAAGACCCAACAAACAAGCTGAAAAAAGGTTTAAACAATTCTTATATTCATTGGAAGATTGCAAAG AATTTATTTGGAACTTTGAAGAAGATTTCAAGCCTGTTCCTGATACCTGGATTCCAGCAAAGGAAGTAGAGTTCTGTAACGGCAATCCTTTGCCCGATGAAAATGGACATACGCCAG GTTGGGTGCCTGTGGAGAAAAATAGTAAGCAGTATTGCTGGCACTCATCTGCTGTAAATTATGAGGCTGAAATAGCATTGGTATTGAAACACCATGCTGACCCTGGGCTTTTGGAGATCAGTCCAGTACCACTGTCAGAACTTCTAGAACAAACACTGGAGCTTATTGGGACAAATATTAATGCAAATCCATATG GATTAGGAAGCAGAAAGCAACCTGTACATCTTCTTGTACCACATGGagcatttgaaataaagaatCCACCTACTTTGAATCAAAATGACATACTGTCTTGGTTTGAAGGCTGCAATGAGGGTAAAGTTGAAGGAATTGTGTGGCACTGCCGTGATGGGTGTTTAATCAAG CTCCATCGCCATCATCTTGGTTTATGCTGGCCACTTGCAGAGACATACCTGAATTCTCAGCCAGttgtcatttcttttaatagaaatgATTATGACTGTGACTTTGGACCAAAGAGTTTGTTTCACCATTTTTCAAACCTAGATGGTCAAAGATTCGACAGACTTAAAGATATCAAGTTTGATggttga